Proteins from a genomic interval of Quercus robur chromosome 9, dhQueRobu3.1, whole genome shotgun sequence:
- the LOC126698806 gene encoding uncharacterized protein LOC126698806, whose amino-acid sequence MTGPEEAGSVTLDLLKKKMVEFAKERDWEQFHSPRNLLLALVGEVGELSEIFQWKGEVPKGLPGWKEEEKVHLGEELSDVLLYLVQLSDICGIDLGKAALRKVELNAIKYPVSKQQSQKTNNDTLFNGNNGTESG is encoded by the exons ATGACTGGGCCAGAAGAAGCTGGAAGTGTTACTCTTGATCTTCTCAAGAAGAAAATGGTAGAGTTTGCTAAGGAGAGAGACTGGGAACAGTTTCACAGCCCCAGAAACCTCCTTTTGGCTCTG GTTGGTGAAGTTGGGGAACTATCTGAGATATTCCAGTGGAAAGGAGAGGTTCCAAAAGGACTGCCTGGTTGGAAAGAAGAGGAGAAAGTGCACCTGGGTGAAGAGCTTTCTGATGTTTTGCTGTATCTTGTTCAGCTTTCTGACATCTGTGGCATTGATCTTGGCAAAGCTGCTCTTAGGAAGGTTGAACTTAATGCTATCAAATACCCAGTTTCAAAGCAACAAAGCCAGAAGACCAACAACGACACCTTATTCAATGGCAATAATGGCACCGAGAGTGGTTGA